From a region of the Deltaproteobacteria bacterium genome:
- a CDS encoding zinc ribbon domain-containing protein yields MPIYEYECTNCGRITEALQKFSDSPLTDCPHCHGKMHKLVSLSTFHLKGTGWYVTDYAGKNAGNRASKESSSQESAGSSTTAKANKETKTDN; encoded by the coding sequence GTGCCTATCTATGAATATGAATGCACCAATTGCGGCAGGATTACAGAGGCGTTACAAAAGTTTTCCGACTCCCCTTTGACTGACTGCCCTCATTGCCATGGAAAGATGCACAAGCTCGTTTCACTGAGCACTTTCCATCTCAAAGGCACGGGCTGGTATGTCACTGATTATGCCGGCAAAAATGCAGGAAATCGCGCCAGCAAAGAAAGCAGCAGCCAAGAGTCTGCAGGGAGCTCAACTACTGCAAAGGCTAACAAAGAGACAAAAACAGACAACTGA
- a CDS encoding HAMP domain-containing histidine kinase yields the protein MVQSQLENVREKIRKKKENYTNYNFKRLQEEAFATFFDLAQEYTSLDNLYLVCTLVPKEFFGVDSRLYLVDDENDTLRIVCSSIKGLDDACKPDAPEIKIHNEPYFIGESYVIPIRGNKALSDLLPIQQFKQIIGMFELFPSDKISDQERFFLEKFTNRIGYNLHQKQLIHQNLHHIKFINQLVADIEHNVISPNIYYRLFLKKLQKCIDENRRIKEKVHELVSFCPEIDNKTCAKLRDIYNSIGDNTEALLDAAKEMERHYEHTSLYLETLLRREHFRRGTYVLRKQRCNFKTEIIEPILARYRHRLEQKNIKIDNRLEDVPDELLELVVDKGLLAQVYDNFFSNAAKYTQEIVDNYGSRVKFVSYGKRILKDYFGRGVDGIKFSVFTTGKPIPAAEVARLFDEGYRRPGSDLEVGSGHGLHFVRHIIEIHGGEVGVDPQKYGNSFFFILPLRRNQIGMSAGVAV from the coding sequence ATGGTTCAGAGTCAACTGGAAAATGTCCGGGAAAAGATCAGGAAAAAGAAAGAGAATTATACAAACTACAATTTCAAGCGGCTCCAGGAAGAGGCCTTTGCCACTTTTTTTGACCTGGCGCAAGAATATACCTCTCTGGACAACTTGTATCTGGTGTGCACCCTGGTCCCCAAAGAATTTTTCGGGGTAGATTCACGGCTATACCTGGTAGATGACGAAAACGACACTTTGCGGATTGTCTGCTCCAGCATCAAGGGCCTGGATGATGCGTGTAAGCCAGATGCCCCTGAAATCAAGATTCACAATGAACCATATTTCATTGGGGAATCCTATGTTATTCCCATCCGGGGAAACAAAGCGCTGAGTGATCTGCTGCCGATACAGCAATTCAAGCAGATTATAGGGATGTTCGAACTTTTCCCCAGCGATAAAATCAGCGACCAGGAAAGATTTTTTCTAGAAAAGTTCACCAATCGCATAGGCTACAATCTGCACCAGAAGCAGCTTATTCATCAGAACCTGCACCACATAAAATTTATAAATCAACTGGTAGCTGATATTGAACATAATGTTATTTCTCCCAATATTTACTATCGGCTGTTCCTGAAAAAATTACAGAAATGTATTGACGAAAATCGTAGGATTAAAGAAAAAGTACACGAATTAGTGTCATTTTGCCCAGAAATAGATAATAAAACGTGCGCAAAATTAAGAGACATTTATAATTCAATCGGAGATAATACTGAAGCTTTACTAGATGCAGCTAAAGAAATGGAAAGACACTACGAGCATACCAGTCTCTACCTCGAAACACTGCTGAGAAGAGAGCACTTTCGTCGAGGCACTTATGTGCTCCGTAAACAGAGATGTAACTTTAAAACTGAAATTATTGAACCAATACTTGCGCGATATCGTCACCGTCTCGAACAGAAGAATATCAAAATTGACAATCGCTTAGAGGATGTCCCCGATGAATTGCTTGAACTGGTGGTGGACAAAGGGTTATTGGCCCAAGTCTATGACAACTTTTTTTCCAACGCAGCCAAATACACTCAAGAAATTGTCGACAACTATGGTTCGCGCGTCAAATTTGTCTCGTACGGCAAGAGGATTCTGAAAGATTACTTTGGCAGAGGGGTTGATGGTATAAAGTTTAGTGTGTTTACCACGGGAAAGCCCATACCAGCCGCCGAGGTGGCCAGACTTTTTGATGAAGGGTATCGGCGGCCGGGCAGTGATCTCGAGGTGGGCAGCGGGCACGGACTTCATTTTGTCCGGCACATTATTGAGATCCATGGAGGAGAGGTGGGGGTCGATCCTCAAAAGTACGGCAACTCCTTTTTCTTCATCTTACCCTTACGCCGCAACCAAATAGGTATGTCTGCAGGGGTGGCAGTATAA
- the glpB gene encoding glycerol-3-phosphate dehydrogenase subunit GlpB: MSEKYDLVIIGGGLAGMAAAFFASQRKLQTAVVASTAGGLLFASGVLDLLGIHPIGEQRCWTNPWQGIAALRRDCPKHPYALVADSDLAASWQEFLQFLAQGGLHYQGRTNHNVTLITGFGTLKTTFRVPRTMWPGVLGLLEKKDALIVDFKGMKEFRASQIVENARPVWPSLRAVTLSFPFGFPGAERHNVAMAQALQSPEVLTRLASSIRPLVGQAELIGVPSIVGLQRAEKLLAELAEQVGVPFFEIPAMPPSVPGLRLKETLEGRLTSRGVRFLTGRRAVAVQTRQRHCQSVIVRGEHYEKVLTTRGVLLASGRFLGGGLRAERGRLCEAILGLPVYQPQTREQWHRQRFLDPRGHPINQAGLAVDRFMRPIGCDGHCAYENLFAVGSLLAHQDWMRMKCGAGLALATAYAAVTSFIDSQ, encoded by the coding sequence ATGTCTGAAAAATATGACCTGGTAATAATTGGCGGCGGCCTTGCTGGCATGGCTGCAGCCTTCTTTGCCTCGCAAAGAAAGCTGCAAACAGCAGTGGTAGCCTCCACAGCGGGTGGCCTGCTGTTTGCCAGTGGGGTCCTCGACTTGCTCGGCATTCATCCCATAGGCGAACAACGCTGCTGGACCAATCCCTGGCAGGGAATCGCTGCCCTGCGGCGAGACTGTCCCAAACACCCGTATGCCCTCGTGGCCGACAGTGATCTGGCAGCAAGTTGGCAGGAATTTCTGCAGTTCCTGGCCCAAGGTGGCCTCCACTACCAGGGCCGCACAAATCACAATGTCACCCTGATCACCGGCTTCGGTACTCTGAAGACCACCTTCAGGGTGCCTCGGACCATGTGGCCTGGTGTGCTCGGGCTGCTGGAGAAAAAGGACGCCCTGATTGTCGATTTCAAAGGCATGAAGGAGTTCAGGGCCTCGCAGATAGTAGAAAACGCCAGGCCTGTCTGGCCCTCGCTGCGGGCGGTAACCCTGAGTTTCCCCTTCGGCTTTCCGGGTGCGGAACGCCACAATGTTGCCATGGCGCAGGCGCTTCAATCTCCAGAAGTCCTGACAAGACTGGCATCGTCGATCCGTCCACTGGTTGGCCAGGCAGAACTGATTGGCGTGCCTTCGATTGTGGGTCTCCAGCGCGCTGAAAAACTGCTCGCTGAACTTGCAGAGCAAGTGGGAGTTCCTTTTTTCGAGATTCCCGCCATGCCGCCTTCAGTGCCGGGGCTTCGTCTCAAAGAGACCCTGGAGGGTCGGCTCACGAGCCGCGGCGTTCGCTTTCTTACAGGCAGACGCGCTGTGGCAGTGCAGACCAGGCAGAGGCATTGCCAGAGTGTCATAGTGCGAGGCGAACATTATGAAAAGGTTTTGACAACCAGGGGAGTCTTGCTGGCAAGCGGCCGCTTTCTCGGCGGAGGGCTGCGGGCTGAAAGAGGGCGGCTCTGTGAAGCCATTCTAGGCCTGCCCGTTTATCAACCGCAAACACGGGAACAATGGCACCGACAGCGGTTTCTGGACCCCAGAGGTCATCCTATAAATCAGGCAGGCCTGGCAGTAGACCGCTTCATGCGACCAATCGGCTGCGACGGACACTGCGCTTATGAAAATCTCTTTGCAGTTGGCTCCCTGCTTGCCCATCAGGATTGGATGAGAATGAAATGTGGCGCAGGACTTGCCCTGGCCACGGCATACGCTGCTGTCACTTCGTTTATCGACAGTCAATGA
- a CDS encoding carboxymuconolactone decarboxylase family protein, which produces MYLPKPYQQFKSQYPEVARLYEELGVSCQSAGPLEGKVRYLVNLGVAVGAGSPGAVKSHARKALEQGATREEIYHALLLALTTVGFPAMIAAIGWVEEVFAASSS; this is translated from the coding sequence ATGTATTTGCCAAAACCATATCAGCAATTCAAGAGTCAATATCCGGAAGTAGCCAGACTTTATGAGGAGCTCGGGGTTAGCTGCCAGTCAGCTGGTCCTCTGGAAGGCAAGGTGCGCTACCTGGTGAACCTTGGGGTGGCTGTTGGCGCCGGCTCGCCAGGAGCAGTCAAGTCTCATGCTCGCAAGGCACTGGAGCAAGGCGCTACAAGAGAGGAGATCTATCATGCCCTCTTGTTGGCACTTACGACCGTAGGCTTCCCTGCCATGATTGCCGCCATTGGCTGGGTGGAAGAAGTGTTTGCCGCAAGTAGTTCTTGA
- a CDS encoding enoyl-CoA hydratase: protein MSYQDVLVDKEGPIATLTMNRAAKRNALCLNLLEEMRHALEDLARQRQVRVIVLAGKGPVFSAGHDLGELMPSSILEYRRIFAACMNMMLLLHQVPQPVIAKVHGVATAAGCQLVAACDLAVASADARFATPGVKIGFFCTTPMVPLSRAIGRKRSLEMLFTGEFISAEQALQFGLLNRVVEPSQLDAAVLELAEQICQFSRTVIAMGKEAFYRQIEMTEQLAYAYASEVIAANGTMPVAREGMAAFLEKRQPVWPE, encoded by the coding sequence ATGAGTTATCAGGACGTCTTGGTGGACAAAGAGGGGCCAATTGCCACCCTGACCATGAATAGGGCAGCAAAACGAAATGCCCTTTGTCTCAATCTTCTGGAGGAGATGCGCCATGCCCTGGAGGACCTTGCCCGCCAACGCCAAGTCAGGGTAATTGTCCTTGCCGGCAAAGGGCCGGTCTTTTCTGCTGGCCATGACCTCGGCGAACTTATGCCAAGCTCCATTCTGGAGTATCGCCGAATCTTTGCCGCCTGTATGAACATGATGCTTCTCCTCCACCAGGTGCCCCAGCCCGTTATTGCCAAGGTGCATGGCGTAGCCACTGCTGCTGGCTGTCAACTGGTCGCCGCTTGCGATCTTGCTGTTGCCTCCGCTGATGCCCGCTTCGCCACCCCGGGGGTAAAGATAGGTTTCTTTTGTACCACGCCGATGGTGCCCTTGAGCCGCGCCATAGGACGTAAGAGATCATTGGAAATGCTGTTTACCGGCGAGTTTATTTCTGCCGAACAAGCACTGCAATTCGGCTTGCTCAACCGCGTTGTGGAGCCTTCGCAGCTGGACGCTGCGGTCCTCGAGCTGGCCGAACAGATATGCCAGTTCAGTCGTACAGTAATTGCCATGGGCAAAGAGGCATTTTACAGGCAAATAGAAATGACGGAGCAGCTAGCCTACGCCTATGCCAGTGAAGTAATAGCAGCCAATGGCACCATGCCAGTAGCCCGGGAGGGAATGGCAGCCTTTCTAGAAAAGCGCCAACCAGTGTGGCCCGAGTAG
- a CDS encoding ketoacyl-ACP synthase III: MKSIRITGTGSYLPKAVLTNFDLEGMVETSDEWIRKRTGIKERRVASTEQSSSDLAREAALQALSQAGRRAADLDLIVMATITPDTCCPSGANWLESKIKAAKAVSFDVTAACCGFIFALSVAEQYLKNGTYHTALVVAAEVMSRTVNWQDRSSCILWGDGAGAAVLESEVNNGAEIISTILHTDGSGGANLLMPGGGSKTTPISHESVDQGLHYLRLLDAPSTFKVAVAHFTQACEEAVERNGLSLEEISLIIPHQANLRIMQAMAKKLKIPMEKIFVNIDRYGNMSSASMAVALDEAVRQGQISKGDYVLLCGFGGGLTWGSCLLRW, from the coding sequence ATGAAATCCATAAGAATTACAGGCACCGGATCCTACTTGCCAAAAGCCGTTCTGACTAATTTTGACCTCGAAGGCATGGTGGAGACCTCCGATGAGTGGATTCGAAAGCGTACAGGTATTAAGGAGAGAAGAGTGGCCTCTACTGAGCAAAGCAGCTCTGATCTAGCAAGAGAAGCTGCCCTGCAGGCTTTGTCGCAGGCGGGCAGAAGGGCAGCTGACCTGGATCTTATTGTCATGGCAACCATAACTCCTGATACCTGTTGTCCGTCGGGGGCAAATTGGCTGGAAAGCAAGATCAAGGCTGCCAAGGCAGTTTCCTTCGACGTGACAGCAGCGTGTTGCGGTTTCATTTTTGCACTGTCTGTAGCCGAACAATATCTCAAGAATGGCACCTATCATACGGCTCTGGTGGTTGCCGCCGAGGTAATGAGCCGCACGGTCAATTGGCAGGATCGCAGTTCATGCATCCTCTGGGGAGACGGTGCTGGCGCCGCAGTACTTGAAAGCGAGGTCAACAATGGCGCTGAAATCATCTCCACAATTCTCCATACAGACGGCTCAGGCGGGGCAAATCTCCTCATGCCCGGCGGCGGATCTAAGACTACTCCCATCAGCCATGAAAGTGTGGACCAGGGTCTCCACTATCTGCGACTGCTAGATGCTCCCTCGACATTCAAAGTGGCGGTGGCACACTTCACACAGGCCTGCGAGGAAGCCGTGGAGAGAAACGGCCTCAGCCTCGAAGAGATCTCCCTCATCATACCCCATCAGGCAAACCTGCGAATTATGCAGGCCATGGCAAAAAAACTGAAAATCCCTATGGAGAAGATCTTTGTCAATATCGACAGGTACGGCAACATGTCCTCGGCCAGCATGGCGGTTGCCCTGGATGAGGCGGTGCGCCAGGGACAGATCAGCAAGGGCGATTATGTGCTGCTCTGCGGCTTTGGTGGAGGACTCACCTGGGGCAGTTGTCTGCTGCGCTGGTGA
- a CDS encoding RsmB/NOP family class I SAM-dependent RNA methyltransferase yields MNCLQPEIVNKVAELFAAYQGIIPDYAAFCRRVCQPLPLYLRINTLKTTVGAARSRLEQRGVLLEPVAELAFLFKAAGVEQPGHLFEFALGHIHSQTYTSALAAVVLEAAAGHVVLDLCASPGSKTTLLAQLMGNRGLIVANDKSTARLVALRSNLKRLGVANTITTRYGGQHFPGRCKFDRILVDVPCSAEGSLRLTSTGKLPRRQRRISRLPSLQKQLLVRAFDLLKPQGILLYSTCTYNPDENESVVQFLLENRPAVILPIRLAVPHAPGLSCWRALNYETSLKECWRFYPHQVDSVGFFMAKIAPRC; encoded by the coding sequence ATGAATTGCCTGCAACCTGAAATTGTCAACAAGGTGGCTGAGCTCTTTGCTGCCTACCAGGGAATTATTCCCGACTATGCGGCCTTTTGCCGCCGGGTCTGTCAACCTCTGCCGCTCTATCTTCGCATCAATACTCTAAAGACTACTGTTGGAGCAGCCAGGTCCAGACTGGAGCAACGGGGAGTCTTGTTGGAGCCTGTGGCAGAGTTGGCTTTTCTCTTCAAGGCTGCTGGAGTTGAGCAGCCTGGCCACCTTTTCGAGTTTGCCCTTGGTCATATCCACAGCCAGACCTACACTTCGGCGCTGGCAGCCGTTGTCTTGGAAGCTGCTGCAGGTCATGTGGTGCTCGACCTGTGCGCCTCGCCGGGCAGCAAGACCACTCTTCTTGCCCAGCTCATGGGAAACCGTGGCCTTATCGTGGCCAATGACAAGAGCACCGCCCGTCTCGTTGCTCTGAGGTCGAATCTGAAAAGACTTGGGGTCGCCAATACCATCACCACCCGATATGGTGGGCAGCACTTTCCCGGCCGCTGCAAGTTCGACCGAATACTGGTGGATGTGCCGTGTTCCGCGGAGGGCTCGCTACGGCTGACATCGACTGGCAAGCTCCCCAGAAGGCAGAGGAGGATTTCCAGGTTGCCCTCGCTGCAGAAACAGCTGCTTGTGCGAGCCTTCGATCTTCTCAAGCCGCAAGGAATTTTGCTATATTCAACCTGCACCTACAACCCTGATGAAAATGAAAGTGTGGTCCAGTTTCTTCTGGAAAACAGGCCGGCTGTTATTCTACCCATACGGCTAGCTGTGCCTCATGCGCCGGGTCTATCTTGCTGGCGAGCGCTAAACTATGAAACTTCCCTCAAAGAGTGCTGGCGATTCTATCCGCACCAGGTCGACAGTGTGGGATTCTTCATGGCCAAGATTGCTCCAAGGTGCTGA
- the glpA gene encoding anaerobic glycerol-3-phosphate dehydrogenase subunit A, with protein MTGSRELSGYFAKAKLLKAAASYRQPSTDQLCRCRQGAFRTSYLTTGKSLRRKGTVRVETQVLIIGAGVTGAGLSRDLALRGVANLVVEQADINAGASGANHGLLHSGARYVSNDPVSARQCKDESRLLKRLAPECIEDTGGLFVAIAGDDENYLAEFPGLCAEQGIRIRELQPQEALDLEPSLTKDIIAAYLVKDAAINPFRLTLENLDQAEALGARLLRHTRVVRFELRGGRISRVLLRQRGVEHDVAVKAEQVINATGAWAKNIAALAGLDLPLVCSKGTLLVSQPRITRRVINRLRPPADGDIVTPAGTVSLIGTTSVRLAEPEPCDPTINEVDFLVSEAARIIPSLAEARYIRAFAGVRPLLFQGEAAEKDRQLSRGFLVLDHAAEGVNNFVTVTGGKLTTFRLMAEKTADLVCERLGVSAPCITKKVPLQPRKARQWTEAGKPARKWLQGGDSNDLLLCECEMVPRSAVDQILADLVAQGVPFDLSDIALRSRVGKGSCQGAFCGLRLAAYLSEKKVADFRSTELLSRFLEERWHGLRPVLWGTQLAQEELQEALHCGLFGLELESP; from the coding sequence ATGACAGGCTCCAGGGAATTATCGGGCTATTTTGCAAAAGCGAAATTGTTGAAGGCTGCAGCATCATATAGACAGCCTTCGACAGATCAACTGTGTCGCTGTCGTCAAGGTGCCTTCCGAACAAGTTACCTGACCACAGGCAAATCTCTCCGGAGAAAAGGAACGGTTAGAGTGGAAACACAAGTTCTCATTATCGGTGCTGGAGTAACAGGGGCTGGCTTGTCCCGCGACCTGGCGCTGCGGGGAGTCGCCAATCTGGTGGTGGAACAGGCAGATATAAATGCCGGGGCATCAGGGGCCAATCATGGACTTCTTCACAGCGGCGCCCGCTATGTGTCAAATGATCCTGTTTCGGCCCGTCAGTGTAAAGACGAGTCTCGCCTGCTCAAACGACTGGCACCCGAGTGCATAGAGGATACTGGCGGCCTGTTTGTAGCAATCGCTGGTGACGATGAAAATTATCTGGCAGAGTTCCCCGGGTTATGCGCCGAGCAGGGCATTCGGATCCGAGAACTTCAGCCGCAGGAAGCCTTGGACCTCGAACCATCGCTAACAAAAGACATTATTGCGGCATATCTTGTTAAGGATGCTGCCATCAATCCATTTCGCCTGACTCTGGAAAACCTTGATCAAGCAGAAGCACTCGGTGCTCGCCTGCTGCGGCACACCAGAGTCGTACGATTTGAGCTCCGCGGCGGGCGGATCAGCCGCGTGCTTCTCCGCCAGAGGGGAGTAGAGCACGATGTTGCCGTCAAAGCCGAACAGGTCATAAATGCTACCGGCGCCTGGGCAAAGAATATAGCGGCTCTGGCTGGCCTGGACCTTCCTCTAGTGTGTTCCAAAGGCACACTGCTGGTAAGTCAACCTCGTATCACCAGGCGAGTCATCAACAGACTCAGACCTCCTGCTGATGGAGACATTGTAACGCCAGCAGGAACAGTCTCCCTCATTGGCACAACTTCGGTAAGACTGGCCGAACCGGAACCCTGTGATCCTACAATAAATGAGGTGGACTTCCTGGTGAGCGAGGCAGCCAGGATCATTCCCAGTCTGGCGGAGGCCCGCTACATCAGAGCCTTTGCAGGTGTACGGCCTCTGCTCTTTCAAGGGGAGGCAGCCGAAAAAGACCGCCAACTCAGCCGGGGTTTCTTGGTCCTGGACCATGCCGCAGAAGGGGTGAACAATTTTGTCACGGTCACAGGGGGAAAACTCACCACTTTTCGTTTGATGGCTGAAAAGACTGCCGATCTTGTCTGCGAGCGGCTGGGTGTATCTGCTCCGTGCATCACCAAGAAGGTTCCTCTTCAACCCAGAAAAGCGAGACAGTGGACCGAGGCGGGCAAGCCAGCGCGAAAATGGCTGCAGGGGGGCGACTCAAACGACCTGCTGCTCTGTGAGTGTGAGATGGTTCCCAGGAGTGCCGTGGACCAGATTCTGGCAGATCTGGTTGCGCAGGGAGTTCCCTTTGACCTGAGTGATATAGCTCTGCGAAGCAGGGTGGGCAAAGGAAGTTGCCAGGGAGCTTTTTGCGGCTTGCGCCTGGCTGCCTACCTCAGCGAAAAAAAGGTAGCGGATTTCCGCAGCACGGAATTGCTCAGTAGATTTCTCGAGGAACGCTGGCATGGTTTGCGGCCGGTTCTCTGGGGAACTCAACTGGCTCAGGAAGAGCTCCAGGAAGCACTCCACTGTGGCCTTTTTGGACTGGAACTGGAGTCTCCTTGA
- a CDS encoding PAS domain-containing protein, with the protein MRSSPHCSTALADFAGAQQIERYRRLLENGPVVTYTLDSKLQTLYISPYCQHIFGCSHQEIINDFSFWDHHIHPEDRGRVCRRRQRHLEEGGPFTLEYRAIHRDSTTRHIINHCLPVSDNGSLQYIDGFVYDITARKHLEEQLALAEKIKLLNELSLSVAHEIRNPLTSIGGFARLLYRRMTADDKNRHHLEIILKEVARLEDTVNRVLDNLKQIRLRPVMSDINEVVTTVLDCFQQELQHRGISMRLRLSREVPLLRIDPHLMEQALSSVIHRMLRTTQSSGDLCIATFKDKLEAVIEIQSSGWNSAPATESQLFFPFYREATFANDSVALSLAQQIIAEHGGHMVLRNGSTSPPVLVVTLPIPDSTH; encoded by the coding sequence ATGCGTTCTTCTCCTCACTGCTCAACCGCCCTTGCTGACTTTGCTGGTGCACAACAAATAGAGAGGTACCGGCGATTATTGGAAAACGGCCCAGTGGTTACCTATACCCTGGACAGCAAGCTGCAAACTCTCTACATCAGCCCCTATTGCCAGCATATATTCGGTTGCAGCCATCAAGAAATCATAAACGACTTTTCCTTCTGGGACCACCACATTCATCCCGAGGACAGAGGTCGCGTCTGCCGCCGCCGGCAGCGGCATCTCGAGGAGGGTGGCCCTTTTACCCTCGAGTATCGGGCAATTCATCGCGACAGCACCACCCGTCACATTATAAACCACTGCCTGCCAGTTTCTGACAACGGCAGTCTCCAGTATATCGATGGTTTTGTGTACGACATTACCGCTAGGAAGCACCTGGAAGAACAGCTGGCTCTGGCAGAAAAGATCAAACTTCTCAACGAGCTCTCCCTCAGCGTGGCCCACGAGATTCGCAACCCGCTCACTTCGATAGGCGGCTTTGCCCGCTTGCTCTACAGGCGGATGACGGCAGATGACAAGAACCGCCATCATTTGGAAATAATATTAAAGGAAGTAGCTCGCCTGGAAGACACCGTCAATAGAGTTCTAGATAATCTCAAACAGATACGCTTGAGACCTGTGATGAGTGATATCAATGAGGTTGTCACCACTGTACTGGACTGCTTCCAGCAGGAGTTGCAGCACAGGGGCATCAGCATGCGGCTGCGGTTGAGTCGCGAGGTGCCGCTGCTGAGGATAGATCCCCATCTCATGGAGCAAGCCTTGAGCTCCGTTATTCACCGTATGCTGAGAACTACTCAGAGCAGCGGCGATCTATGTATTGCCACCTTCAAAGACAAGCTCGAGGCAGTGATCGAGATACAGAGCTCAGGTTGGAACTCGGCTCCTGCAACAGAGAGCCAACTGTTCTTCCCATTCTATCGGGAGGCCACCTTTGCCAACGACAGCGTTGCACTGTCCCTAGCGCAGCAGATAATCGCTGAACACGGTGGCCATATGGTGCTGAGAAACGGCTCCACATCGCCGCCTGTTCTCGTTGTCACTTTGCCAATTCCTGACTCGACGCACTGA